Proteins from one Listeria weihenstephanensis genomic window:
- a CDS encoding helix-turn-helix domain-containing protein, which yields MNFGETIKKIRKDKNFTQKELSAGILTRAHLSQIETNNYYPSYDKFFLLLHRLNIVFEEFLFVQNDQKMLFNQQIRSQISEAANLNDTEKLKNLAVTAKDLYEKTNNITYYHYMLICKALISYNINHTVSEDMIKFVTPIKNYLFGMDNWYLYELRLFNNIIYALTVEEALLFSRTSLKRLGSFQYFLEFQHIEQHIYTNLSTLCLEHEDFQTAKNFAETAIEKAKKYTLVYEKVCSELNHAIARIKLGEDGNAYEVIKKNMLIIEYLEFDSLHEHFSTFLKKYEIEVDI from the coding sequence ATGAATTTTGGAGAAACCATTAAGAAGATTAGAAAAGATAAAAATTTCACGCAAAAAGAACTGTCAGCAGGAATTCTCACACGTGCACACCTTTCTCAAATTGAAACAAATAACTATTATCCTTCCTACGATAAGTTTTTCTTACTGCTACACAGGTTAAATATTGTTTTCGAAGAATTCCTTTTTGTTCAAAATGATCAAAAAATGCTTTTCAATCAGCAAATACGATCACAAATCAGTGAAGCAGCAAATTTGAATGATACAGAAAAACTTAAGAACCTAGCTGTCACAGCAAAAGACTTATATGAAAAGACAAATAACATTACTTACTATCACTACATGCTAATTTGCAAAGCATTAATTTCCTACAACATCAATCATACTGTGAGTGAAGACATGATTAAATTTGTTACACCGATCAAAAATTATTTATTTGGCATGGACAACTGGTACTTGTATGAGTTGAGATTATTTAACAATATTATCTACGCTTTAACTGTAGAAGAAGCTCTGTTATTTTCACGTACATCATTGAAACGATTAGGTAGCTTTCAATATTTCTTAGAATTCCAACACATTGAACAACATATTTATACGAATTTATCCACCCTTTGTCTAGAACACGAAGATTTTCAAACAGCTAAAAACTTTGCAGAGACTGCGATTGAAAAAGCGAAGAAATATACCTTAGTCTATGAAAAAGTTTGCTCCGAACTAAATCATGCCATTGCACGCATTAAACTTGGTGAAGATGGAAACGCCTACGAGGTTATCAAGAAAAATATGCTTATCATTGAATATCTAGAATTCGATAGTTTACACGAACATTTCTCCACATTTTTAAAGAAATATGAGATTGAAGTGGATATTTAA
- the msrA gene encoding peptide-methionine (S)-S-oxide reductase MsrA — MKNNETEITGDLYNLLLNPATRDWERSLLRAAKTGIDNGANFDDQIAKLEAELRPLALRNNLTPDVTDFYLRITDDPAAGNSFDLSVHYQEDGPYQARAIFAGGCFWCMVEPFETRPGIIAVISGYTGGHMDNPTYEQVAGGYTGHVEAVEIIFDTRVWYYKELVELYWQLTDPTDEFGQIADRGSNYRPVIFVANEVQQAIAELSKQDLAESGKYKNPIVTKIEPATTFWPAENFHQQFYQKNPKRYKKLKRSRQQFLAFQRMQTKLRLGFKRLRNKNRTH; from the coding sequence ATGAAAAATAACGAAACGGAAATTACCGGAGATCTCTATAACTTGCTACTCAATCCAGCTACTCGCGACTGGGAACGTTCGTTGTTGCGGGCTGCGAAGACGGGGATCGACAATGGGGCGAATTTTGACGATCAGATTGCCAAACTTGAAGCTGAATTGCGTCCTCTTGCTTTAAGAAATAATTTGACGCCTGACGTGACTGATTTTTATTTGAGAATAACGGATGATCCTGCTGCTGGTAATTCATTCGATTTATCTGTGCATTATCAGGAAGATGGACCTTATCAAGCGCGCGCTATTTTTGCTGGTGGGTGTTTTTGGTGCATGGTAGAGCCGTTTGAGACTAGACCTGGAATTATTGCGGTGATATCGGGCTATACTGGCGGGCATATGGATAATCCAACGTATGAGCAAGTGGCAGGCGGTTATACAGGGCACGTGGAGGCTGTAGAGATTATTTTTGATACGCGCGTTTGGTATTATAAAGAGCTAGTAGAACTTTATTGGCAGCTGACCGACCCGACCGATGAATTTGGTCAAATAGCCGATCGTGGCAGTAACTACAGACCGGTTATATTTGTTGCAAATGAAGTCCAGCAGGCGATTGCGGAGCTTTCTAAACAGGATTTAGCGGAATCGGGAAAATATAAAAACCCCATCGTGACAAAAATCGAACCCGCGACGACATTTTGGCCAGCGGAAAATTTTCACCAGCAGTTCTATCAAAAGAACCCGAAAAGGTATAAAAAACTTAAACGTTCCCGCCAGCAATTTTTAGCATTTCAGCGTATGCAGACAAAACTTCGACTTGGATTTAAGCGATTGCGAAATAAAAACCGCACGCACTAA
- a CDS encoding ArsR/SmtB family transcription factor → MNYERTSLVLKAMADPKRMKIIDLLSESSLCACDVLEHFDFTQPTLSHHMKALEKAGIVSVTKQSQWHYYALREDFVRDFMSSMTQLLSSSGEDSVTKTNKEIIIK, encoded by the coding sequence ATGAATTACGAAAGAACTTCATTGGTGCTTAAAGCAATGGCTGATCCTAAGAGAATGAAAATCATCGACCTTCTTTCGGAGAGTAGTTTGTGCGCATGTGATGTGTTGGAGCATTTTGACTTCACGCAACCGACGCTTTCGCACCATATGAAAGCATTAGAAAAGGCTGGGATCGTTTCGGTAACGAAGCAAAGTCAATGGCACTACTACGCGCTTAGAGAAGACTTTGTGCGGGATTTTATGAGCTCGATGACGCAATTACTTTCTAGCAGTGGCGAGGATAGTGTTACTAAAACAAATAAGGAGATAATTATTAAATGA